The Candidatus Palauibacter scopulicola DNA segment TCTCCCGGCCATCTACGACTACGTGATGGACCGGCACGACGGCATCCCCGAGGGCGGCAACGCGGACGCGCCCTACTTCGGCGAACTCACCGTCGAGCTCGAGATGAGCGAGCCCAACTACCGGCTCGAGATCGACAACGAGATTCACGCGCCGATGGACGCCCTCCACGAGGAGATCTACTTCGGCACGATCGAGTTTTTCGATCTCATCGGCCGAAACTCCCGCGGGCAGGGGCTGACCTTCCCCGGCCGCATCCTCCCCGTCATGCGGCCGCGCGGCGACGGGCGGCCGGCGGAACTCCGGGTGAGCTTCACGGGGTTCGCCACCTCCCGGCCCGCGGTGGTCGTCGCCTTCGAGGATGCGGCGGGCGCGGCGGACACGATGCGGCTCGACATCCCGAAGACCGGCCTCGAGCGCCCGTCCGCCAGGCTGGCCATCGTGCGCGCCGGCGAGCCGGGGATCGCGCACCTCGGGCTTCGCGTCCGCGTCGACACGGACGCCGACATGCGCGACAGCCTCCTGAACTACGCATCGCCGCGGCAGGTCGACCGGAGCATGGTCTCCGCCGAGCAGGTAGAAGCCACGGTGCGCGAGATCGAGGCGCTGCGCGCGGGCGGCCTCTACGCCCCCTCGCTGGCCTGGGCCGGGCTCGGTTCGCTCGAGGTCTGGGCCGAATGGACGCACGAGCAGGACCCGGAGTCCCGCCGCACCGCCCGGCTCGCGGCGAACGGGACGCCGCCGGCGCTCCCTGACTGGCGCTCTCTCCTGCCCGAAGGCTGGAGCTACGCGGGCGAGCGCCTCGTCCAGTGGGAAACGCCCATGCCCCCCCCGGAGGGTCACGGGATCCTGGCCATGATGGCCGAGGCCTTCGAGGAAGTGACGATGTACAAGGTCGGCGAGTCCTACCTGGGCCGGGACATCTGGGCGGCGGATCTCATGCCCCCGATCGCGGCGTCGCACTGGTCGCGCGTGAAGGCGACGACCTTCAAGCCCACGCTCATGCACTCCGCGCGGCAGCACGCGAACGAGGTTTCCTCGACGAGCCACGTCCTGCGGCACGCGGAACTCCTCCTCACGGATCCCGGGGAGCGGGCCAAGCTCGACGATGTGAACGTCATCATCCATCCGTTCACGAACCCCGACGGCGCCCAGCTCGCGTACGACCTGTACCGGATCACGCCGGACTTCATCCTGCACGCAGGCTACCTGGCGTCGCTGGGCGTCGACGTGATGACGGGGTCGCGCGACGATCATCCCATCTACCCCGAGGCACCCGTCAGAAACCGGCTGTGGGGCCGCTGGCTGCCGGACATCTTCCTGAACCCGCACGGATACCCCTCCCACCAGGTCGTGCAGTTGTTCAGCGAATACTCGGGTCTCGTGCGGCGGGGGCGCGTGACCGAGCGCAACTGGGGCCTGAACAAGGGCTGGTTCATGCCGGGATTCGGCTACGTCGACAGTCCCGAATACCCCCGGCACCGCGACGCGGCGTTCGAGATCCGCGACTACATCACGCGCGGGATCAATTCGAACCGCGACGTGTTCACGATGAACCAGCGCACCTATGCGCGCTACCGCCGCTACGGAGCCGCCTACGATCCGGATGTGTTCCGGCTCCCGATGACCGACAGCGTGCTCATCGAGATGCCGCTGCGGGGATCGAGCGGCGAGTCCCGGTTCGGGTTCGACCCGCGCATCACGATCTGGTCCGGAACGACGGAAGCCCCGGACGAGACGGCGTACGGCCCGTGGATGGAGCTGGTCGCCAAGGCGGGGCTCTCGTGGAACGAGGCGCTGCTCGACTACCTGTACGAGGGAGAGCACGAAGTGAAGCGCTCCGGCTCGTCTTTCTTCGGCGGCGTGGCGCTGCGCATGAACCGTCCGCGGCCGCCCGAGGAGGACGAGGAATCGGAAGCGGACACCGTCACGACGAACGGCGGGGGCTCGTAACGCATACTTGCTCGGGCCCGGCTTGGGAAATCAGGTTGGGGCGTTCTCGCACCGTTCAACGCAGGGGAATCCCGATGCACATATCGAAGAAAAGCTCGAACCTTTTTCCGACCGCCGCCCCGTGGAGCGCTATCCGCGGGTCGGTCTGGATGGCGGCGGTCGCGCTCATCCTCGGCGCCTCGAGCCTCGCGGGCCAGGAGGAGGGCGGCGACCCGGCGGAGACGGAGGAGGGCGCGGCGGCCGCGAACACGACCCAGGGCGTGTTCAGCGAGGAACAGGCCACGCGCGGCGAAGACGTCTTCTGGAACATCTGCGCGGAATGTCACTTCGAGGAGGACTTCGGGGGTCCGTTCATCCAGTCCTGGGCCGGCGCCTCGGTGAAGGACCTCGTGGACGAGATCGTGGCCACGATGCCGGAGGACAACCCGGGCGGGATGCCGATGGAACAGTACGTCGACGTCGTCGCCTACATGTTCAAGATCAACGGCATGCCGACCGGCGACGACGAACTCACCGAGGAGAACGTGGAGGCGGTGGAGATCGCGGTGGAGATCGACCCCTGATGCCGTGACGGATTCTCCTTCAGCGGAACCGAGCGCGGGGATGACCGCCATGCGACACCGAACGTCTTCCGTGGTGCTCCTGGCTTTGCTGGGTCTGGCCGTGGCCGGGCTCCGGGCGCGTCCCGCCAGCGCACAGGTACCGAAGGTCACCGCCGGACAGGTGACGGACCGGGAGACCCTGCGGGGATTCGTGACCTGGGCCGCATCCGTCGCGGCCTCCATCACGGACATCAACCAGGGATCGCAACTGATCCAGGCGGTCCGGACGGAGGGCAGCGACTACAACTCCGGCAACATGTACCTGATCTTCATGACCCTCGACGGTCAGGTGTTCATTCACGGGGAAGACCCCAACCTGGACGGCACGAATGTCTTCGGGGTCGTGGACGAAAACGGGAACCCGGTCGTTCAGCAACTGCTCGCCGCCGGGGCGGCCGGGGGCGGGTTCGTCGAGTGGTGCTGGGACGACCCGAACGACCCGAACGACCCCCGCTGCAAGGACAGCTACGCGCTCCAGCACTTCTCTCCGGTGGCCGGAGTGGACCTGGTCGTGGTCGGGGGATACTACCAGGATCTGTCCGGCGCGGGGCAGCCGCTGCCGCCGGTCCCGCTCCCCGAGATTTCCGCCGCCGACGTCGTGGACCGGGAGACCCTCCGGCAGTTCGTGGACGGGACGGTCGTCTGGCTGAGGGAGCTCGTGGGTCAGGTCGGCTTCGAGCGCGCGAACGAATGGAAGGCCCTTCTGCGGGAAGAGGGGGGACACTTCAAGTCCGGTCCCATCTATCTCTTCATCTTCACTCCCCAGGGGTTCGTCATCTTCCACGGCGCCGACGCGTGGCGGGAAGGGCGGCAGGTGCTGGACAACACCGACTTCCAGGGGCGGATGTTCGTGAGGGACGTCATTGCCGTCGCCCAAGGGGGCGGGGGCTTCGTCGAGTACTTCTGGGACGACCCGACGGTCCAGGGGGACGAGGACACCGGAACCCCCAAGGTGAGTTACGCCGTCTCGCTGGAGAGCGACCTGCCCGTCTTCCAGGGCGTCGAGTTCATCGTAGGAGCCGGGTTCTACCGGAACTTCTCCACCGCGGAAGCGGAGGCGGCCGCGGAGGACTGGCTCGAACGGTTCGGCCGCTCGGTGGCGAGCCAGGCCATGGAGATGATCGGCAACCGCGTGGCGCACTCTCACCGGAGTCCCGACCAGGTGACGGTCGGCGGTCGCACGATCGACCTCGCCGCGCTGAATGCCGGGAGCGGGCTGCTCGGTGGCCTCAACGCCCTGGCCCCCGCGGCCTCCCCCACGAGCCGGATGGCGCCGACCGGGTTCCTCCCCGCGTCCGTCGGGGGGCTGCTGGGCGAGACGTCTTTCCAACTCTCCAGTCAGGATGCGGGGGACGGAGGCGGCTACTCGCTGTGGGGCGCCGGAGAGATGATGCGGTTCTCGAGCGGCGACGGTGCGAGATTCCACGACGGCGAAGTCGTCACGGCCGCCCTCGGGGCCGACTACGCGTTCGGATCGATGCTCGCGGGGCTCGCGGTGTCCCACAGCCTGGGGTCGGGCGGATTCGAACTGGGACGCGCCGGGGAGGACGACGTCGGCGACGTGTCGACATCGCTGACCAGCGCGTTTCCCTACGCGCGGCTCGCGCTCAGCAACCGCCTCTCCGTCTGGGGCGTGGCCGGGTACGGCTTCGGCCAGCTCGACATCTCGGGCGGCGGCGAGCAGGACCCGACGAGCGACATCGGGATGCGCATGGCCGGCCTCGGAGCGCACGGCGAGCTTGTGGGAGCCGACGATCCGGACGGCTTCGAACTCGCGCTGCGGGCGGACGGCTTCGTGGCGCAGATGACCTCCGACGAGGTCGAGAGCCGGAGCGAACTCATGGCCGACGTGAGTCGCGTGCGGGCCATGCTCGAAGCCCACAAGGGATACTCGCTGAGCGGCGGAGAGCTGGTCCAGCCACAGCTTCGCGTCGGCATGCGCCACGATGGCGGTGATGTGGAGACCGGGCTGGGCATGGAGCTGGGCGCCGCCCTGGCCTTCCTCGACCCCGATCGGGGCCTCACAATCTCCGTGCACGGCCGCACGCTCGTGACGCACGAGCAGAGCGACTACGAGGAGTGGGGACTCGGCGGGTCGATCACGCTCAACCCG contains these protein-coding regions:
- a CDS encoding cache domain-containing protein gives rise to the protein MRHRTSSVVLLALLGLAVAGLRARPASAQVPKVTAGQVTDRETLRGFVTWAASVAASITDINQGSQLIQAVRTEGSDYNSGNMYLIFMTLDGQVFIHGEDPNLDGTNVFGVVDENGNPVVQQLLAAGAAGGGFVEWCWDDPNDPNDPRCKDSYALQHFSPVAGVDLVVVGGYYQDLSGAGQPLPPVPLPEISAADVVDRETLRQFVDGTVVWLRELVGQVGFERANEWKALLREEGGHFKSGPIYLFIFTPQGFVIFHGADAWREGRQVLDNTDFQGRMFVRDVIAVAQGGGGFVEYFWDDPTVQGDEDTGTPKVSYAVSLESDLPVFQGVEFIVGAGFYRNFSTAEAEAAAEDWLERFGRSVASQAMEMIGNRVAHSHRSPDQVTVGGRTIDLAALNAGSGLLGGLNALAPAASPTSRMAPTGFLPASVGGLLGETSFQLSSQDAGDGGGYSLWGAGEMMRFSSGDGARFHDGEVVTAALGADYAFGSMLAGLAVSHSLGSGGFELGRAGEDDVGDVSTSLTSAFPYARLALSNRLSVWGVAGYGFGQLDISGGGEQDPTSDIGMRMAGLGAHGELVGADDPDGFELALRADGFVAQMTSDEVESRSELMADVSRVRAMLEAHKGYSLSGGELVQPQLRVGMRHDGGDVETGLGMELGAALAFLDPDRGLTISVHGRTLVTHEQSDYEEWGLGGSITLNPQGGGRGLSLRASPSWGSTASGLARLWAQGATGLTPNGYGYGFGSRRLDAEVGYGVDALSGRGTFTPYARLVLSEHPGAGPSGAGQGGAGPFQGPVALMPLHASGQSLYGYHMGGRLNVGSGLWLNVEAGRNAYGAASGPANSVTLNLAMNW
- a CDS encoding cytochrome c encodes the protein MAAVALILGASSLAGQEEGGDPAETEEGAAAANTTQGVFSEEQATRGEDVFWNICAECHFEEDFGGPFIQSWAGASVKDLVDEIVATMPEDNPGGMPMEQYVDVVAYMFKINGMPTGDDELTEENVEAVEIAVEIDP